TGCGGTGGCAGTGTGCTTCAGCCAGGATGCCGAGGTGCGCGACGAGGGGCATGTATATCGTGGACGCGACGCGATCGGCGCATGGAAGCGCGCAACCAGCGCCCGCTACGGCGCGACAGCGCATCCGGTATCGTGCGAAGTGACACCGCCCGGTTGTATCGTCCAGGCCGAGGTCACGGGAAACTTCCCCGGCAGCCCCGCGCGCATCATCTTCGATTTCAGCCTCGACGGCCTAGCAATCACCGCCTTGGCCATTCGCGCATGAGCAAACCAGCACGCCACCTCGTCGCCATTGAAAAAAGTTGCGGCTCATCACTTGCAAGGTTCGCCAGCCTGCCGGTATAATGCGGCCTCTCGCAGCGATGCGAGACGACCGAATCTGGAGAGGTGGCAGAGTGGTCGAATGTACCTGACTCGAAATCAGGCGTACGCGCGAGCGTACCGTGGGTTCGAATCCCACCCTCTCCGCCAAGTAGCAAAAAAAAGCCACCGCAAGGTGGCTTTTTTCATTCGTACGGCACAGCCGGGGCCACACAGCCGGGGTCACAAACAGCCGGGGTCAGGTCTGACATTCGGACACGAGCTCAACGAAAAGCCGGGGTCAGGTCTGACATTCGGACACGAGCTCAACAATCGAGTAGTCAAAACTTGACATTCGGACACGATCTCAACGCTCGGGTAGTCGAAACTGGCTGGCACTGGGCTGTGCTAATACTGGTAGGACCGCATTGAAAGCGGGTAAGGCTGAGGTCGTGTCCGAATGTCAGACCTGACCCCCGCTTTCTTGACCCCCGCTTTCTTGTGGTAACCAGTACCGGCATGGTGCGGGGCCAGCTAGTTCCGACTACTCGACTGTCGAGGTCGTGTCCGAATGCCAGACCTGACCCTCGCTTTTCGACCCTCGCTTTTCCTCGCTTTTCGTTCTGGCGCATATCGGGCACCAATCATTCCTGCCGGCTACACAACGGGCCTGTACAGACATTGTCCGTACAATCGCCCGATTCAATTTGCTGGCTATCCCATGTCGACAACTCACTGGTTTTTCCTGATCGGCATGCTGATGCTGGCGCGCGGGCTTGCGGCGTCCACGTTGGCGCGGTTGCCCGTCACGTCTGCGATCATCTATCTGGGCGTCGGACTCGTCCTCGGGCCGGCGGGCTTTCATGTGTTTTCGTTCGATCCCATCGGCCAATCCCATTTGCTGGAAACGCTCACCGAGATCGCCGTGCTGGTGTCGTTGTTTTCGGCCGGCGTCAAGATGCCTGTGCCGGTTCGCTGGCCGCGCTGGGTGCCGGCGCTGCGGCTCGCGTGGGTGTCGATGACGATCAGTGTCGCGCTCGTGGCTGCCTTCGCGTACTACGTTCTTGGGCTGCCGATCGGGGCTGGCATCCTGCTGGGCGCCATCCTGGCCCCGACCGATCCGGTGCTAGCCACCGATGTCCAGGTCCGCCATCCCGACGACCGCGACGAATTGCGCTTCACGCTGACCTGCGAAGCGGGGATGAACGATGGCTCCGCGTTTCCGTTCGTGATGCTGGGTCTTGGCTTGCTGGGCGTGCATGAGCTTGGCGACTTCGGCCTGCACTGGTTTGCGGTGGAAGTCATCTGGGCCACGTTCGGGGCGATCCTGATCGGTGCCATGGGCGGCTATGCGGTCGGGCGCCTGGGTTGGATGCTGCGGGGAAGGGAACCCAAGCACGAGGTGCTGGACGACCTGGTCGGTCTGGGCCTGATCGCCGTCGTGTATGCGGTGACGGTCGAGTGCATGGCGTGGGGATTCCTCGCCGTGTTCGCCGCAGGCGTGGCGCTGCGCCATACCGAACTGACGGCATCGGGCGCGCACAAGGATCGCCAGGGTCTGCTCGTGCCGGACGAGCCACCTGCCGGCCCGGCAGGGGAAGCCCAGGCGCCGCTGTCGGTCAGCTCGGAATCGCTGGTGTTCAAGGAGCACATCGAGCGCCTGTCCGAACTGACGCTGGTGCTGCTGCTGGGCGGCATGCTGACGATCCAGACGTGGACCTGGCAGACGGTGTTGACGGCGCTGTTCCTGTTCGTGGTGGCGCGGCCGCTGAGTGTCTACCTGGGACTCCTGGGCTGCGGGCGCTCGCCGCGCGTGACGTCGATGATCGCCTGGTTCGGCGTGCGCGGCATCGGCTCGCTGTATTACCTGATGTATGCGATCAACCACGATTTGCCGTCCGGCCTGGCAAGCCAACTCAGCCAGATCACGATTGCCGTGATCATGCTGTCGATCCTGGCCCATGGCCTGAGCGTCAAACCGATTCTCGACCGCTTCTGGCGGCGGCGCAGGAACAATCCGGGCTGACGGCCTTTAGCGCTTGCGCGCCTGCAGCCACACTGCGGCAATGCGCTCGACTTCTTCATAGCCCGGCTCGCCAAGCTGCCCGCCGAAGATGTCGGGATCGAGCTCTTCGTACGACCACGATGCGCATTCTGCATCGAGCCGTGCGCGCAGGCTCTCAAGGAAATGGTCACTGTCCCCCGTGATCGCCACGCCCGTGTACAGCAGCAGCCGCCCGCCGGAGCGCAGGCGCGGCAGGCCTTCTTCAACGATGCGGCGCGACAGCTCGGCGCCACGTTCGCCGCCGCCGTGGCGGTAGCGGCGAGCGTCCGGATCGAGAACGAAAGGTGGATTCGACACGATCAGGTCGACCTCGCCCGCCACACCATTGAACAGATCGCTCTCGCAGGCCGTGAACCTCGTCGCGTCGTTCAGCTGTGCGTTCACCCGGGACAGCGCCAGCGCGACCGTGTTGACATCGGCGCCGATCACGTCGGCAGCCGGGAAGGCACGCGCGATCGTCAGCGCGCCGGCACCACTGCCGCAGCCGACATCGATCGCGCGCATTGGCGCGGGGTCGGCCGACGCGAATGCACGCCGCATGGCGCCGATGAAGCGGTAGGTGTCCGGCCCGAAGAACACCGCATCGTCGTCCTGCGTCGGAAAGGCGGAATGAAACA
The sequence above is a segment of the Oxalobacteraceae sp. CFBP 8761 genome. Coding sequences within it:
- a CDS encoding nuclear transport factor 2 family protein, producing MTIPMPALVSDYFLHANAHDADAVAVCFSQDAEVRDEGHVYRGRDAIGAWKRATSARYGATAHPVSCEVTPPGCIVQAEVTGNFPGSPARIIFDFSLDGLAITALAIRA
- a CDS encoding class I SAM-dependent methyltransferase encodes the protein MTSTQATALLTLGTTLRQAGYRFMTVTPSTHRRINGRPGNEQARDLRDVFGWSRPFAPAVLPPGMLEMMADAGVLAGEGDALRSTVRASTLDDLLLFHSAFPTQDDDAVFFGPDTYRFIGAMRRAFASADPAPMRAIDVGCGSGAGALTIARAFPAADVIGADVNTVALALSRVNAQLNDATRFTACESDLFNGVAGEVDLIVSNPPFVLDPDARRYRHGGGERGAELSRRIVEEGLPRLRSGGRLLLYTGVAITGDSDHFLESLRARLDAECASWSYEELDPDIFGGQLGEPGYEEVERIAAVWLQARKR
- a CDS encoding sodium:proton antiporter; protein product: MSTTHWFFLIGMLMLARGLAASTLARLPVTSAIIYLGVGLVLGPAGFHVFSFDPIGQSHLLETLTEIAVLVSLFSAGVKMPVPVRWPRWVPALRLAWVSMTISVALVAAFAYYVLGLPIGAGILLGAILAPTDPVLATDVQVRHPDDRDELRFTLTCEAGMNDGSAFPFVMLGLGLLGVHELGDFGLHWFAVEVIWATFGAILIGAMGGYAVGRLGWMLRGREPKHEVLDDLVGLGLIAVVYAVTVECMAWGFLAVFAAGVALRHTELTASGAHKDRQGLLVPDEPPAGPAGEAQAPLSVSSESLVFKEHIERLSELTLVLLLGGMLTIQTWTWQTVLTALFLFVVARPLSVYLGLLGCGRSPRVTSMIAWFGVRGIGSLYYLMYAINHDLPSGLASQLSQITIAVIMLSILAHGLSVKPILDRFWRRRRNNPG